DNA sequence from the Oryza brachyantha chromosome 5, ObraRS2, whole genome shotgun sequence genome:
GTCCACATCCCGCGGCACAACAATGAAGCCGCCGACAAACTAGCAAACCTCATTGGAGCACCTCATTGAGCCCACAGTGAAAAAGGCTGACCCAGAGGAGCCGAGTGGAAGGACCGAAGTAAGCCTAGAAGACAACCCAGCAGTCGGCTGGGGAGCACGACACCGACGACCACATGGTCACAACTGTCACGGAAGACTAGAGAGGATACCCTTATTAAATTTCTGACAGAAGAAGAGCTTTCGACTGAATAAGCAGAAGCCGAACGCACCAAGCACCGAAGCTACTGCTACCTAGTCTCAAACAGAGAACTCCTGTGTCGAAGTGCAATTGGCATCGCCATGCGTTGTGTACTCACCGACGAAGGGAAGATCTTGCAATCGGTCCACTCGGGGCTCTGCGGCAACCATGCCTCCGCACAGATACCAGTTGGGAAAGTCTATAGGAAGGGTTTCTTCTATCCGACTATTGTCTCGGACGCTCACGAACTGGTCAGAAAATGCGAAGGATGCCAATTCTTTGCAAGGCAAACACACATGCCGGCTAAAGTGCTACAGACGATCCAAATTTCTTGGTCGTTCGCTGATTGAATACTAGACATTGCCGGCCCCTTCAAGCGGGCCCTAGGAGGTTTCACTCACCTGTTCATCGCCGTCGACAAATTCACTAAGTGGATTGTGACCAAGTCAGTCGCTACAATCGACTCCGCACATGCGAGGCACttcatacaaaatattatgtacCATTTCAGCATCCTGAACTGTATCATTACAGACAACGATAGACATTTATTTCTGGAGTTTTTTAGGATTTCTGCAAGGAGCATTGAATCCAGATCTCTTCTGTAGCACATCTAAAAAGCAACGGTCAAGTCGAGAGGGCCAATGGTATGATGTcaacaaaaatagaaatatgaagaatGGAATTGGGGTTGAGGTGATGGTGCTCAAGCTTGTAAAATTCAAGCAGACCAAGGAAGGAGGAAACAGGAAGGCTAAATCCTCGCTCGAAGAAAGAGGAAAAGATGATCTCGTCAGAGCGGGGAGTGGGGAACGGCTAACCTGCGACCGGATGCCACCCAACTATGGTCTGTGCCGACAGCAACCGAGCTGATGTTAGCAACGCCACCTCTCGATTCCTGGAGGTCGATTTTTCCCATGCTGCAAGCGGCAACTCTTGACCGGTATCTTGAGGAGAAGCCATTCGAAGACCCACACCCAAAACTATTCGCTAAGGTCGATAGTGGAGTTTGGTGGTGGGGATGTTGTTGGAGGCGGAAGCAAGGTAGCTGAGTGAGAGTAGCGGGATTGGGTTGCAAGGGAGGAAATTGTGGTGGGGTCAAAGAAAGAGAGACGGCGGGGTGAACAAGAAAAGAGAAGGGTAAGACGAAGTGATTGCAGTGTGTATAACTAGGTTGCGCCGGCTTCAAGGGCCGAACGGTTAGAAGTGATTTGGGCGCAACAACCAACAACGGTTCATACTTCTACATAACCATCTAGAAAAGAGTGGGGGGTGCTGGAGGACGCCAATGTTAAATACTTCCCACACAATGTCCAATATTTTGAATGGCAGAACATCAATGAACAATAATACCACTGTCTTCACTTTGATACCCTGAACCTAATAAACATTGCAGAGAAAAATCATTAATAATCTCCACAATATAATTGATAAATGTTTAAGCTATTGCAATTTGTGTACAAGGTGATTAAATTAAAGCAACAAAACTTAGATGACATAGGTTATCCTAACAAATACTCCATCCGCCTTTTTACTTATttgatgttgttgacttttgtGTCTAccttgaccattcatcttattcaaaaaaattataaaattataaattattttattatgatttgatttattagtaaAAAGACGAcgttaagcatgacttataattttagtgtttacacaaaaaatttgaataagacaaacagtCAAATGCAAATCAAAAATCAATTgtatgaaataaaagaaacgtAGGgagtagtttaattataacaaatatagaacaagaaagaaactTTGTCCACATCGCATAGTCagtaacaaattaataatggtgGCTACTCTCCCCATGGTTAGAATCTCTTTATTCATATAGAACTTGGCATCCTTCAATCAAGATTTGCAGTATGTCAAGAACCAAAAAGAAGTTGAGCCCATGTTGTCACTTCGGAAATCCTATTTGTGCAAATAAATCACTCCAAGATAATGTAAAATCATGAACTATAGGAGGAAGCCATGGTCCTGTCAAAAAGTGCAGCCTCTTGATCATCTCGACAGCCTCCGCTGGTGGGTGTTGTTGGTGAGGTAAGGTTTTGGGGGAGGAAGAGCGAGCGTCTCCCtggaattttgacattttggtcctttcaaaaaatttattttacaaatagatcattgaaaaaacttattttagagaTGGACCTTTTGACGGTGCCAACGTCGCTAGCGTGCTCCTTCAACAGGATGGCATGCTTCTTTCTAAAGGTAAACTCATGTTACCCTTAAACGTGGGGATGGAAACTaggtatacacatggtttagGTACACTAGTGGTGCACCACGTCATGTACCAAGAACAACAAATGTAGTTAATTAAGGTAACTATGAATGGTAGTGCACCTTTGATTCATAGAgatattaatgaatctagacacatatataaaacataataattgATTTTGTAGATTAATGATCCCCCTAGGTTGGGCCAGCCGATTTTATAATGGGACCAAAATGGTTTCAGTACGGTAGAAATTTCTGTCACCTCTTTGGCGCACATGAAAGGACAGAACCCCGACAGAGCATCTAGTATTCTTGAATGCTAACATGCATCCAAGGGAACTGAGAAAACTGAAGGTGGAGAGTTGTAGGTATCCTGAAATCAAGAAaggaattgaaaaaaaaaataccaccaAAGGATTTCTAGAATATGTACAAACCATTCACCGCTTAGGATTCCATAAGCTAGCAATACTTTGgatattttttcagttttacaATAACCCACAAGAGAAGTGGCAGTAGTTCCAAATTTACAGTTCCAGCAGtgaatattgtttttttgatCAAAAGACAGTAGCAGTGAATACTGTTTACAACTGACCATTCTTGCAACAAGTAGGACAAACCTTGCACGTCGAGCCAGTGATGAGAGGATCCCATCTTTCTCTACCATAAAAGGATTCATAAGATTCGTCCCCAGCCTGTGGAAGAAGTAACCATGTAAGTTACGGCGATCATTATTCAACTTATCTTATATTGACCTTTGGTGGGTTCATTATAAGGCTAGCAAGTATTTGGCCGGAGAAGTTGGAACACAGGTTTACTGATGCCAACATGTAAATTTGTTCCCTTACATGGTTACTTCCATATAGCCTCCTCGTTTTCCACATTCTCCATAGTAACCTAATTGTACAAACAGTAAGTTTTACCGCATCCTTGGAGATGTACATAAAATAACTGAAGAACTTAATTAACTGAATGGGATGATACCAAGGGAAGATCATCATCAGTGTATCCCATTGATTGTGCAATCTTTGTGAAAGAATGGAATTGCTGGTCTTCgacatatatgttttcttggtACAACTGCCAGGGAACGAATCAACAAGCAACTTACAAGACCTACCAAACTCACAGAAAATGGTCAAATAGCTCACTAAAACTGAAATGTTCAAGCCTTCAAGTACAAGGGGTTCTGGACTCACCTCATCTGAAAGAAGAACAAGTCCATTTTTGCAGAATTTgacaattttcttttgattttccTCAGCAAGAACCTGATGAAAGTAGAAGAGCCATAAGTAATCACTCCAAGAACATGATTTTTGAGAAGGGGGGAGGTTGCTTcataaactatatattcaTTGTGTTCCAGTCTTCCAGCAGACAGAATTGACTTCTCATAAATCGTTATGCAAGATATCGGCCTTTTGTAAATGTATGACAACTTAATAAGTCATACCTGTCCAGTTGGGTTTCGTGGATTTATAACAAGAAGTGCTCTAACAGTGATACCCTTAGACTGAGCCTACTACTCCAATTGTTTCTTAAGCTTGTCAACCTCCAGTCCCCAACCTGTCTCTTCATCAACAAAATAAGGAACCTGAAATCATATCTGTCCAGAATTgacttttcataaaaaaaagttgttcaGCAACATAGGAAACCCAACTAGACAGGTATCACTGTTCGAGCACTTGTTATAAAAGAGGCTGGGGCGCGCCTAAGTGTAGTTTAATGTAAGTAATCTTTATACATAGTAGTAGTTATGTACATTCAAGgcacattttttaatataaacttaaagaacaaaaaataaaattaacgcTACATGCAAAATCTAGGTTGTAACACCGAGCCATGTTCATGCACTGAATTTAGAAACATTACGACGACATATTTATCCACTGAATTCAAATACACTCCAAGCAtgtgcataaataaatttggattttacAAATACATGCATTCCAACTCTAATTTAAGTTCAAATGGTCTATGTACATCGAATAATACAAATTcaatataaagttataaaacataaattctaAACTTGAACTATAATAAACTGTGTGCACAATGTATGTTCTTCATATGCTTGTCTAAGTTCTGGTCCAGACAGAATTCAGATATCACAAGGACAAGTTCAAGAACTAATATGGCAAATGCTGAAACAATAATCCAGGAGATGTTCATACATTGATATTTATGACATAAGAAGGGTTTGTACACTAATGTAGCAGCTGCTAAAACAATAATCTGAATGACCAATATAAGACGCCAAATACATAAAATGAATTCAGCAGTTGTTGGCAGCAATTTAGTTTTAGCCTATGAATGACTGAACACCATGAATCAAATAGTAGGTTTGAGGTCTCCagcatataaaaaatcaaaaaaatttcatccaAATGGTAGGaagatatataacttttttttaaaaaaaggaaatttggAGTACACACAACATGAGATTTGACATGCTGTTTTTGCATAGAGGaaacaatacatataatttGGCAAGCAAACAACAATCAAATAAtccaaatagttaaaatttgtcatgaattatttttttattgtagaaccaaataatttataaggaAAAGATGATTTTTGTTCAATACTTTTACATGTTGGCACGTAATGCAAGAGGCTACGGTCAGACACTAAAGTTTGAAAGGTCTTCATCTACCAGACAGTTTTTGGTTGGAGCGAACGGAGTCTGATAATTTTCCATGCTATATCATCCATCATACCGCTCTTGTGCTGCTGCTCTGGCTGCATCGGAAGCCTCACGTGGATAGGCAAATCTGGAGCAACAGGGCAAGGAGGACAAGGTATCTCACCGGATAAGATATCCCAAAGACGTTGCCCGCGCATATGAAGATGCATGTGCTGAGCCCAATGACTGTAGTTGACACCATCGAAAAGAACCGGGCAACGAGGAACAGACACCGTGCCAGATAAAGACGACATCATCGGAGATGAACAAGTGACGGCAAGAGCGCAAAGGAGTAAGCGGCAGCAagcaaaggaagaaaaaaaatcatcctctttttttttaactcgtCACAGTACGCTGCTCTGGAAAAGCAGCAGAGctcaagtgtttttttttaccctttCACCTTTTTACCTCCCAATCCATATCTGGAGGGAGCTAGCGATGGCTGGGGAAGAGCGAGTGGGGAAGAGCGACGTGAGGGTGGCGACCGGCCAGCAGCGACCGGCGATGACTGACGGTgaccggcgacggccggcggtgaccagcggcgaccggcgacgaccAGTGACAGCCAGCGACAAAGGCTGGCGACCGGCAACGGCCAGCGACAAAGACCGGTGACCAGCGATGGCCAGCGACGAAGGTTGCCGACGTCCTGCGGTGAAGGGCGACAAGATCGGCAACGAAGAACAGCGACGACATGCGGCGAAGAGCAGCGACGACACAGCAAGAAGACGAACAGAGATCAACTATCTTTGACAAGGGGCTAGATCATGAGGATGTGATGGCTTCAAGGCAAAGAAACCAAATCATCCTTGATGAAGATCCAGCAACAAGAAATCAAGGAGAGTTTTGCTAGAGATGAGATGAActagctctgataccatgttagGAATAGCACTTGTATTCAAGTGAGGGCAATGTAcccaaatatatacatgtacaagAGAATTCCAAAAGGTGGAaaagaggtatatatatatcttacaaTTATAACCCGTAGAATACCCTTCAGAAACAAACAATAGCCTTAACATCATTAGTATAAGAGTTTAACCTCCAGAATTGGTTATTTCCAATTTTACTATACTTGGAGCAGAAATGACTCAATGATGTGTCAACTCTTTAAGTGACTGAGATGGTATCTCCCCTCCGTGAATATATCAATGCTATATGCATAGGACCTCTAGTGGTGGGAGATTAGAGCCATCTTGTTAAGATCAAAGCTGTCGTTATCCTCATGTCATTCAATCCTGATTATCTGAGCTTTGGCACAACAAGCCATAGCTTTGGCACAAATAGCACTTGTATCACTATTATCCCCAAAAGCACCAATTTTGATAttcattttctcttttaaagGAAATAATTGTATCAAGTATCAATATGTACATTTGGATGGCAGTCCCTCCTTTGCTGCTGCCACCTCTTCACTTGCTCTGTTTATTTAAATACCCAAGGTGTGATGCCTTCAAAAATGAATACTACGAAGCGAATAATGAGGTTGATACAGATTGTCAGTCCCTTTTCAATAGATATCATAGAAAGGGGTACTTACCTGCCTACCAATTTCTTCCACAATTTCCATTTGTGATGCCTTTTTAATGGACAAATGGATGGAATCCAGCTCATTAACAATTGTGGAGTTTGCGCTGCTTCTGCACCCTTCACCATTTTGTTTCGTCAACACTTGCAATCCAAAACAAGGCAAGGTAAACGAACAAAACAAGGGGGAAAACTACATTAGGGAATTGTTAAGATTGATTATAAGGAAGGGAAAACATATTATCTTCAGTTAACTGACAGACCTACTGTATTGAAATACAATCAGGACCAACTCAATGGGTGCCCGTTACTATGTCCCTGTTCAGCTACAGGGTTTACTAAAATGGAACAATGGAAGTAAAATCCATCTGTTACATTAGCATCACACAAAGAGGTAGACCGGTTTCACAGCCTTCTGTTGAGTCTTTAAAAAACATCGCAGAAAGCTTGATTAGAATACTGCCAGGAAATATCTGCTCTTTTGTGAATTGTCATGAACGATTTATACAATACTTATGTCAGCATACATAGCTTTCTCACAAGGTTTTTGATTGAAGGTATACCTACCAATTCCAGCACTGATGTTGGTTTTCCCAGTTCCTGTTTATTGCAATATATGATATCCATTAATGTAgttatatacgtatatatttatatgatatcAATGTGAGTTTGCCcagaaaaatctgaaattatCAAGACAGCCACATGCAAAGAGAGATGGGCCCTGAGCCCCTCAGTTGCTGTGAAAATTGCAATGTCACACGAACAGTAGAGAAAAAAGGATCTGTTGCAAAGCCATCAGAACTAAATAGCCTACCAAAATAATCACGTGTTTTACTCCTAAGTTTTTTCTGAACCAGGTTGAATTATTGCTGGAAACAGAGCCATCATAATGTACCTTCTTGGATTTCGTATCCCTCAAAGCATTTGTCAGGAGTTTCTCCAGTTTCTCTAGCTGATTAGCATCCGACTCGTCAGCATTGTTTTGAACAGACCTGCGGATTTCCTAGAATTATTAGATTTCTGTTGAACAGAGCCAATAAAGAATTGATACACGTTTTCATAATTCATGAGTGTTACCAGGAAGACCTTGTAATTGTTTGTTCTTAACaccagtgaaaaaaaaacaagcacaTGAACCGTTACTACATCAACAAACAATGCTGTAATCtgtaaatcaaaatataatgattCCCCCTCAACAAAGCCAACAATGATTCCCCCAAAACCCAATCTTTAGCCTGCAAATATGACCTAGGGAAAAAACTGAACAACGAGATTCACACACTCGGAGAACAAAGCCAGCAAATGTTCCGTCAATTTACCCGAAATGCAGGCAATACCCACCTAAATACACTCCAAGAAACCAGAAGACAGCCACGCTGTGTAGAACACCACAAAAGATCTGGCCTTTCCCACCCAGCTGGAGTCAACGACGCCAAATTCACCAAAGCAGTGCCCAACCGGAGCCAAATCACCGCACAGTCCAGTCCAGATCAAGCCGCATTGGGCTGTAGCTCGTCACCCTCGCCGGTAAGCTCCCGAAGCGGTGTGGGCCGCAGCCGCGGGCAAGGAAGtagcgcggcgcgacggctgACGAGGGAGAGGCGCAACGGTGGCGGCGTGAGAGAGCAGCGCGTGGCTACGGGTAGAGGGAGGTGGCCTATATGCGATGCGACGTGGTTAATTACGGTGAGGTGGATAGACGTGGATAGACGTGGCTGTGAGGTGACCTGTTAATTACGGTGTTAATTCAAAGGTTAATCCAACTTACGACATAGACCGTTAGATGTATGGATCCGACggttaataaataattgcaCGCCAGCCAGGATTCGAACTCAAGACCTCTGGCTCTGATGCCATGTTTAAGTTGCATGCACCAGCCAGTTGCACTCAAAAGCTTAACCTCACAGGAAAAGAGGGGCAAtttcatggtatcagagcaaaCCTGAGAATTTGCGTGTTGCAATTGCACACCACGCCGCGACGCTGCCATCGCCGGAGCTCTGCCGCCTCCTTTGCacagtcgtcgccgccgccggagccgagcGCCAGCCAGTTGCACCCAAAAGCATAAGTTAATGGGAAAGAAGGgcaattcactttatacactGCAACACCCCCTCACGCGTGGAATATTGCAGTGGGttgcaattattttaataattgcGCGCTAGCCAGGATTCGAACTCGAGACCTCTGGCTCTGAAACCATGTTAAGTTGCATGTAGCAGCCAGTTCCACTCAAAAGCATAACCTCATAGGGAAAGATGGGCAAttcatggtatcagagcaaaCCTGAGAATTTGCGTGTTGCAATTGCACGCCACGCCGCGATGCTGCCATCGCCAGACCTCTGCCCCCTCCTTTGCACggtcgtcgacgccgtcggagCTGAGCGCCACCTCTGCTGCCATCGCTGCCGGGGCCAAGGGCAGCCGCCTCTGTGGTCGCCGAGCACTGCCGACGCCATCGGCTCCTTTGGCCTGGTCACCGCCCGAGGACGAGCGTCGGGCCACCGCCGGAGCTGTCGCCGAcgaccgccaccgcctctACGGCCACCCACCATCTGGCAGATCTAGATCTGGATCTGACTAGTTAGACTATTTAAAAACCGGTTCGGCTAAAAAAACCTCTACGCTCTCGTCATCGCCATGGCTCCTTCGCAAGTTTCTAGTGGCGTTGCTCTTCTCCGTTGTCTAGTGCTTTTCAATGGCACCAACTTTCGCGATTGGGTTCCTCGTCTTCGGATTCATGTGTGGCCTGCGTCTTTGGGAGTTTTTGACTAGTGATCTTCTTTGTCCAACCCATCCTACTCCTCCGCAGCCTATGCTTCCACAAGAGCCTATTCTTCTGAAGAATGCTAGTACTGACCAGAAGATGGAATTTACATGTTTGCTTAAGGAATATGATGCGTTTGCATGCTGAATATGATGATCGCTTGGCCACTTATGACTCGGCATATGCAGCCTACAGGACATGGATTAAGGAGGATGCTCGTGCTACTGCCATTCTTGTTGCTAGTATGGAGGATCGGATTCTGCTGATATTGTTGAGCTCGAGTATACGCATCAAATGTGGACTTTTCTTCCTGAGAACTAAGCCCTCTGGACAGTCCACAAATCTTGTTATTCGCCACGAGTAGTTGGTTCATCAAGGAGATAGTACAGTGGATGATTTCTATGCTCAGATTTATGCTATTTGGCGCCAAAAGGATGCTCTTGAGCTACGTCGTACCTACGACTTCTTAACTCGTCTTCGTGCAGAGTTTGAGCCCCTTCGTGCTCAGCTACTTGCTCGTCACTTGTGTCTCTTTGTTGGATGCTCTTGCTGAGATTCGTAATGAGACTCGTCTTTGTGATGCGGGCCTCTTACAACACTCTTCTATGTTGGTTGCTCGTTCTTCGTCTTCTCGTTCTACACCTCTACCAGTGGTAACTACATCTGGGAAGCCTTCTTTTGACACTAAAGGAGGGAGTGGTCTTCATTGCAGGTGTTGCGACAAAGACGGCCATGTGGAATcctattgttttaaaaagaggAAGGACTAGAAATCTCGTGCTCGTCGTTCTTCACACGCTTCTGATGGTTCTAGTACTAAAGATTTTGAGTTCTACTGGATCTGATGCGCAGGAGATTCTCAGGCTACTCGGTCGCCTCGTCGCCTCTTCTTCACCAGGAGCTGTTGGTTCAATGACTCAACCTTCTATACTACCAggttctgctgctgcttctcagTCTTCTATTACGGGTTCCTCTCCTGAACAAGGTAGTTGTCCTTGGACTCTTCATTCTGGTACTTCTTTGCATATGACTCCCCATCGTGCCTTTCTTCCATGGGTGTTGCACCCAAAAGCCCAAGCTGATAGGGAAAGACGGgcaatt
Encoded proteins:
- the LOC102707679 gene encoding uncharacterized protein LOC102707679, which encodes MDLFFFQMRSCKLLVDSFPGSCTKKTYMSKTSNSILSQRLHNQWDTLMMIFPWLLWRMWKTRRLYGSNHAGDESYESFYGRERWDPLITGSTCKVCPTCCKNGQL